The following proteins are co-located in the Rattus norvegicus strain BN/NHsdMcwi chromosome 19, GRCr8, whole genome shotgun sequence genome:
- the LOC134483442 gene encoding uncharacterized protein LOC134483442, which produces MEEVVMSILHNLEMENTEIHENSHKLKKEITFSRNLLSQLLMENTCRKKLVPLKQESKEGHLQCALNQKYLVAFNKKDKDQQRPDPASSGLRKCKRAGIGHTPVRELPEE; this is translated from the exons atggaggaggtggtcatgtcaattctgcacaacttagagatggagaacactgagatccatgagaacagccataagctgaagaaggagattaccttctctag aaacctgctcagccagctcctgatggagaacacatgtaggaagaagttggtcccactgaagcaggagagcaaggagggacatcttcagtgtgcactgaaccagaaatatttggttgccttcaacaagaaagataaagaccagcaacgtccagatcCAGCATCatcag gtctcagaaagtgcaagagagctggaattggacacaccccagtaagagagcttcctgaagaatga
- the LOC134483677 gene encoding disks large homolog 5-like, which yields MLYAFTPCGFTCVLLPTEACRQTSSPENVLNKVQANEEEERLNRELELTTKERNELTDRLLYVTGGSMSKSPYFRPNPFYENLKIKEKEVMSLLHNLDTKNIEHREKFQELKKEINFYRNLHSRLLMDQACIKKKLVTLKQESKELQRYLFELNQKDEDEQEKTSNLQTQQKV from the exons atgctctatgcattcaccccatgcgggttcacttgtgttcttctacctacagaggcctgcagacagacgtcatcccctgaaaatgtcctaaacaaggtgcaggccaacgaggaagaggagaggctgaatagagaactggagctaactaccaaggagagaaatgagctgacagatcgcctcctttatgtgacaggtggatccatgagcaagag cccctacttcaggccaaatccattttatgaaaacttgaagataaaggagaaagaggtcatgtcattactgcacaacttagacacaaagaacattgaacatcgtgagaaatttcaggagctcaagaaggagattaacttctatcg caacctgcacagccggctcctgatggaccaggcatgtatcaagaagaagttggtcacattgaagcaggagagcaaggagttacagcgatatttgtttgaatTGAACCAGAaagatgaagacgaacaggagaagaccagcaacctccagacccagca aaaggtctga